CGGAAAAGCTGTTTGCATGGAGCGACTGACCCAACGTTTAAAGACGTCTTCTGCAAAGGTGACTGCTTATTCCGATAGTGACCTAGACCTTCCGTTTCTGGAATCAGCTGGAAGCCCCGTGGCTGTTAATCCTAACTCAAAACTGCTCAAGGTTTCTAAGGAGCATTCATGGGAAATCATCTGAAAAAGATTGGTTTTTTTGGAGGGACTTTTGATCCAATTCATATAGGCCATCTCAATTTGGCTATGCGTATTATGGAACTCAAAGGTCTAGACCAGATCCTTTTTTGTCCCGCAAACATATCTCCAACAAAGGGAGCAACACCTCCTGAGGCAGCTGCAAATCACCGCCTTAATATGTTGCAACTTGCCCTTGAAGATGTTCCTAACTGCGACCCCTATGATGGAGAGATTCAACGTCCTCCACCTTCATTCACAATCGATACTCTCCAGGAGATTAAAGGAGATCTTCATTTGATTGTTGCTGAAGATACTGCATGTGGATTTGGAGAGTGGAGAGGTATCGATAGACTTCTTGAAATAGCTCCTCCACTTGTGGGAGTAAGACATGGCTTTGATACTAAAAAATTAAATCAACTTTCAGAAACAATCAAATTGAAAGTTGAGCAGGGGATGTGCAAAACCCCTGCAATGGATGTAAGTAGCAGTGAGATTCGGGAGAGACTCAAAAAAAGGCTATATTGTGGACATCTAGTTCAGGGAAAAGTGCTAGACTACATTCATCAAAATACTATATACTCTCCACCATATGGTTAAAGATCTTTCGTATATAATCCGGCAAATCGCGCAAGCGATTTATGACAAAAAAGGGAC
The window above is part of the Candidatus Neptunochlamydia sp. REUL1 genome. Proteins encoded here:
- the nadD gene encoding nicotinate (nicotinamide) nucleotide adenylyltransferase, whose amino-acid sequence is MGNHLKKIGFFGGTFDPIHIGHLNLAMRIMELKGLDQILFCPANISPTKGATPPEAAANHRLNMLQLALEDVPNCDPYDGEIQRPPPSFTIDTLQEIKGDLHLIVAEDTACGFGEWRGIDRLLEIAPPLVGVRHGFDTKKLNQLSETIKLKVEQGMCKTPAMDVSSSEIRERLKKRLYCGHLVQGKVLDYIHQNTIYSPPYG